The stretch of DNA ATCAACCAAATGGGATACACTCCATGTACTGTAATATCCAATGACCGGATCACAATTGGCGGTTGGTCACCAAGAAATGCAAATGGCCGATATGGTGGTTCACAAGATTTACGTACAGCACTCGCCTATTCTACCAACATGGTTTCGGTACGATTAATTCTCCAGACCGGAATCGACCCAGTAATCCAAATGTGTCGAGATTTAGGAGTTGTTTCTCCGATCATCAAAGATAATACAATTGCATTAGGGTCGACAGATCTCTCTGTATACGAAATGGTTGGCGCAATGAGTGCTTTTGCAAATGGAGGAATTTATATCAAACCAGAACTTATTTTACGAATAGAAGATCGACAAGGAAAAGTATTAAAAGACTTTTCTCAAACAACAAGAGAAGTTGTAAATGAACAAGTTGCATATACCATGATCGACATAATGAAAGGAGTTGTAGACCGAGGAACTGGTAGTTGGGTTAGAAGAAAATACGGCATTACCGCAGAGGTAGCCGGAAAAACCGGAACTTCAAATGACAACTCAGACGGTTGGTTTATGGGACTTACCCCAAATTTGGTTACCGGAGTTTGGGTTGGTGCAGAAGACCGATTCGCTCACTTTGGTAGCACTGCACTAGGACAAGGAGCCAATACAAGTTTACCGATTTGGTCGTATTATATGCAAAGCGTTTACAAAGAGGGAAATAAACTTGGCATTACTTCTGCCGATAAATTCGAAAAACCAGAAGGGTATGACAATGGATGCGAAAACTTCCATTCGTATAGCAACCTAAGTGCAGGTAGTTTTGATGACGACGAAGTAATCGAAGGAGGTGGTGATGACCCTAATTACAGACCATCGAAAAAAGTAGATCGTTCACCTGATCTTGACGAAGATGATGAAATCGATTTCAATCAATAACAAAAATCATAAATAAAATCTTTGCCTCTATTATCAGACAATAGGGGCTTTTTTTTAGAATCGAAAGTATAATGTATTTTTGATAAAATTTATTCGAACCATGAACACAGTAGAACAAGCAACAAAACAACTTATGACCAAAGGTTATATGGATATGAAAATCCCTGAAGGAATTGATCTTGTAGCCGAAATCAATCGAATGCGTAAAGAAAAAAACGCAGTAATTTTGGCACATTACTACCAATCGGGAGAAATCCAAGATTTAGCCGATTATTTGGGGGATTCTCTACAGTTGGCACGTGCAGCTGCCAAAACCAATGCCGACTTAATTGTTTTTTGCGGCGTTCATTTTATGGCAGAAACTGCTAAGATTATCAATCCTACCAAGAAAGTTATTTTACCAGACACCCAAGCTGGTTGTTCACTTGCAGATGCCTGTTCGGGTGAAGCATTGAGAGATTTTAGAAAGCAATATCCAGATGCTATAGTTGTCAGTTATATCAATTGCGATGCTAGTGTAAAAGCAGAATCAGATATCATCGTTACCTCTTCCAATGCCGAGCATATCATCAATTCTATACCAAAAGAACAAAAAATTATTTTCGCCCCCGATCGAAATCTGGGTCGTTATCTCAACCAAGTTTGCCAACGAGAAATGATTCTTTGGGATGGCTCTTGTATTGTACACGAAGCTTTTTCGCTCGAAAGAATTGCCCAACAAATGGCCGAAAATCCTAACGCTAAACTTATTGCACATCCAGAGGCACAAGAAGATTTGCTACGCATGGCACATTTTATTGGATCAACTTCGCGCTTGTTAGAATATGTAGAAAAAGACAAGGCTAACGAATTTATTGTAGCAACCGAAGAAGGAATTTTACATAAAATGGAGAAAATTGCACCTAATAAAAAATTGATACCCGCTTTGGTACAAGACGAATCTTGCCATTGTAGTGAATGTTTTTTCATGAAGCTCAACACCCTCGAAAAGTTATACTTATGCATGAAATATGAACTTCCAGAAATCGTAATAGAAGAAAATCTACGTCTAAAAGCACTTGATTCTCTCAACCGTATGTTAGAATTATCAAAAACAATAGCCTAATGTACGATGTTCTAGTCATCGGGTCTGGAATTTCGGGTTTATCATTCGCCCTGAAAATTGCACAGCAAAAAAAAGACATAAAAGTAAAAATCATCACCAAAGCAAATAAAGATGAATCCAACACCAAATATGCACAAGGAGGGGTTGCGGTGGTCACAGATTTCGTGAATGATAGTTTCAGAAAACATATTCATGATACTTTACAAGCTGGCGACGGAATTTGCAATCAACAGGCTGTACAAACCGTAATTACAGAAGGTCCGGCAAGATTTATAGAATTACAAGCATGGGGTACACAGTTTGATACTTCTCAAGAAGGCACACTCGATTTGGGGCGAGAAGGCGGCCATACCGAAAACAGAATAGTACATTACAAAGACTCTACAGGTGCTGAAATAGAACGAAGCTTGTTAGCGAACATACTGAAATTCCCGAACATAGAAATACAACAACACATGTTTGCTGTTGATTTACTGATGAACGAGAAAGTGTGCTTCGGGGCAAAAGTATTTAATCTGCTCAACCAAAAAAAAGAAAATATTTTTGCCCGTTATACCCTATTGGCAACTGGTGGTTGTGGGCAAATTTATCAGAATTCTACCAACCCAACCATTGCTACGGGCGACGGAATTGCACTGGCTAAAAGAGCAAATGCCGAAATAAAAGCAATGCAATTTATTCAGTTTCATCCGACAGCTTTCTATCGTAAACAAGAAGGGCAACTTTTTCTGATTTCAGAAGCGGTAAGAGGATTTGGTGCTAAGTTACTCAACGCAAAAAAAGAAGCTTTTATGGCTCGGTATGATGAGCGAGCAGAATTAGCATCACGTGACATTGTCGCAAGGGCAATCGATGAAGAAATAAAAAAAACTCAGCAAGAGTATGTTTGGTTAGATTGTCGACATCTGGATAAAAAATCATTGATCGACCATTTCCCGAATATCTATCGGCATTGTTTGGAAAATGGTTTTGATCTTTCGACCGATTTGATCCCGGTTGCTCCGGCTGCGCATTATTTGTGCGGTGGAATTGCTGTTGATTTGGACGGAAAAACATCGTTAGAAAATCTTTTCGCTGTTGGTGAATGTAGCAATACCGGCTTGCATGGAGCGAACCGATTGGCTTCGAATTCACTTTTAGAAGCTATGGTTTTCGGACATCGAGCTGCAGAAAAAACATTCAAACTTTTATCGAGCTCTGTAAGTCATCCTACCGAAAAACCTTTCCTAGAAACCAAATCGAAAAAGAATTTGTCCAACAAAACAGAAAGAACTAACTTGTTGCAACTACGAACTAATTTGCAAAGAATGATGAGTAAACGGGTAGGAATTGTTAGAAACTTTCAGGATTTACGCATTGCAATGGAAGAATTGAACGAAATGAAAACTACTTTTGATTCTCTATGGGAAGAAATAGACCTTGGAAGAGAAGTTTTAGAGATTCGAAATATGCTAGATGTTGCCGAACTTGTTATCTCGCAAAGTTTGGAACAGAAAGAAAATAAAGGTACTTATTATAATAAAGATCTTGATGTATGAACAAAAAATCGACCTTTTTGATTTTTACTTTTTTGCTTTTCTCTTATGTTTGGGCACAGAAAATGAATACGCCACCTATTTTTCCGGGTTGCGAAAATAATAAAACGAAAGAATCTATCGCGCATTGCCTCAATAAGCAGATACAAGACGCTTTGCGTTATGAGTTGGATTATTTCACGATTGTTGCCGACTACATAGAATTACCCGAAGCGAAGGCAAAAATTTCGTTTTCCATCAACCAAAATGGTCAATTTAGCGATGTGATAGTTGATGGAAAAAACGAAACCTTTAATGGATTTATTTTTTCTACATTTTATTTAATGAATACAAAACTCAAGAAAGCAAATTTAGCCATTCGACCAGCCTTGGATAAGCAGAAAAATCCGATTTCGGTAACATATCAAATTCCGATTAATTTTCAATTAACAAAAAACCAAAAAGACTATCCGAACTTCAATACCGAAAACCGAGTTTTGTTTACATTTTTCAATGAACAGGACAAAGAAAACATCGAAGTAAGGATGGATACCGATTATATATTACGAACGTATGCAATCCGAGACGACCGACAAATTTATTTAGGGAAGTTTAATTCTTTGGTAGAATTAGCCATGGTAGAGCCGTATGCAAAGAATATAGAAAACAATTTTAATTCGGGCAAAACCCTGGTAACGAAAGGCTTGCTAAACGATAAAGAATACACCATACAGTTAAAGAACTTTTTCAACAATGATCCATCAACCCAAGTATTCATCGAGGTTTTCAATGAAGAAAACAACGAATCGAAAGAATATTATCAATACAAATCTAAAGAAGAATTTAATCAATCACCCTTTGTTTCCCTAACATACAGAAAATGAATTTACCCTCGTATATTACCTTAGAAAAAATAGATACTTTTATAGAAGCAGCTCTCCATGAAGATGTTGGTGATGGAGATCACTCTAGCTTGGCATGCATCCCAAAAGATGCTATACAGACAGCCGAACTTTTGGTAAAAGATAATGGCGTTTTAGCCGGGATAGAATTGGCTAAATATATTTTTTCTAAGACCATCCCCAACGCAGAACTCATTGCCTACAAAAAAGATGGAGATTGGGTAGAAAAAGGAGAAATCGCCTTGGAAATAAAAGGCAATGCACAAAAAATTCTTACCACAGAACGTTTAGTACTAAACTGTATGCAACGCATGTCGGGCATTGCAACCTATGCCCACGAAATGATGCAACTTATTGCTCATACCACAACCAAAATTCTCGATACGCGCAAAACGACACCAAATTTCCGAATGTTAGAAAAATGGGCTGTGAAAATTGGCGGTGCAGAAAATCATCGGTTTGGGTTGTATGATATGGTGATGCTAAAAGATAATCATATCGATTTTTGTGGTTCGATAATGCAAGCTGTTCATCAGACAAAAAAATATTTACAAGAAAATCAACTCGATTTGAAAATCGAAGTAGAAACCCGTAATTTAGAAGAAGTGCAAGAAGCTCTAGAAGCCAAAGTAGATTGTATTATGTTGGACAATTTTTCTTTGCCTGATCTGAGAAAAGCAGTACAATTAATAGACAATCGAGTAACAACAGAAGCATCTGGTAGTATTACAAAAGAAAGTGTTCGGGCAATTGCTGAAACAGGAGTTGATTTTATCTCATCTGGTGCAATCATACACTCGGCAAGAAATTTTGATTTGAGCTTGAAAGCGAAGACTGTTTTTTAACATTTTTTATGATTTTTCTCAGTGTTGAGTTATAAAATTTTAACATTAAAAATATTTGGTTATTTTTGCATATCCC from Weeksella virosa DSM 16922 encodes:
- the nadB gene encoding L-aspartate oxidase, producing MYDVLVIGSGISGLSFALKIAQQKKDIKVKIITKANKDESNTKYAQGGVAVVTDFVNDSFRKHIHDTLQAGDGICNQQAVQTVITEGPARFIELQAWGTQFDTSQEGTLDLGREGGHTENRIVHYKDSTGAEIERSLLANILKFPNIEIQQHMFAVDLLMNEKVCFGAKVFNLLNQKKENIFARYTLLATGGCGQIYQNSTNPTIATGDGIALAKRANAEIKAMQFIQFHPTAFYRKQEGQLFLISEAVRGFGAKLLNAKKEAFMARYDERAELASRDIVARAIDEEIKKTQQEYVWLDCRHLDKKSLIDHFPNIYRHCLENGFDLSTDLIPVAPAAHYLCGGIAVDLDGKTSLENLFAVGECSNTGLHGANRLASNSLLEAMVFGHRAAEKTFKLLSSSVSHPTEKPFLETKSKKNLSNKTERTNLLQLRTNLQRMMSKRVGIVRNFQDLRIAMEELNEMKTTFDSLWEEIDLGREVLEIRNMLDVAELVISQSLEQKENKGTYYNKDLDV
- the nadC gene encoding carboxylating nicotinate-nucleotide diphosphorylase, with amino-acid sequence MNLPSYITLEKIDTFIEAALHEDVGDGDHSSLACIPKDAIQTAELLVKDNGVLAGIELAKYIFSKTIPNAELIAYKKDGDWVEKGEIALEIKGNAQKILTTERLVLNCMQRMSGIATYAHEMMQLIAHTTTKILDTRKTTPNFRMLEKWAVKIGGAENHRFGLYDMVMLKDNHIDFCGSIMQAVHQTKKYLQENQLDLKIEVETRNLEEVQEALEAKVDCIMLDNFSLPDLRKAVQLIDNRVTTEASGSITKESVRAIAETGVDFISSGAIIHSARNFDLSLKAKTVF
- the nadA gene encoding quinolinate synthase NadA — translated: MNTVEQATKQLMTKGYMDMKIPEGIDLVAEINRMRKEKNAVILAHYYQSGEIQDLADYLGDSLQLARAAAKTNADLIVFCGVHFMAETAKIINPTKKVILPDTQAGCSLADACSGEALRDFRKQYPDAIVVSYINCDASVKAESDIIVTSSNAEHIINSIPKEQKIIFAPDRNLGRYLNQVCQREMILWDGSCIVHEAFSLERIAQQMAENPNAKLIAHPEAQEDLLRMAHFIGSTSRLLEYVEKDKANEFIVATEEGILHKMEKIAPNKKLIPALVQDESCHCSECFFMKLNTLEKLYLCMKYELPEIVIEENLRLKALDSLNRMLELSKTIA